In the Candidatus Hydrogenedentota bacterium genome, one interval contains:
- a CDS encoding exo-alpha-sialidase, whose amino-acid sequence MALIGTAAAQAPALFEDVQAVALPKGTYGYRGMPGTLLELKDGRILLAYTRMLPDGNADGSVAAKYSSDQGKTWGEEFVLTSAPKPQGSGRYCHPSLLRLQNGNILLSYIYGSPAQFPALFGHNYYRLSTDEAQTWGDQLIVTPHPGYNIIHNDKFIQLSTGRILAPVEYEVSFTSGDHGGYVSYTVYSDDGGYSWWESKNMVDMLPVEAQEPHVVELKDGRVLMLMRTYSGSVARAYSDDKGETWSQGEMVPELPLPPNSSALNVKRIPSTGDLLLVRSSSGPKEPPHRRTPFVSVISTDDGATWTHERVIAGDPEDDYGYPGLTFVGDMALVVYHQRDGLHVARIGVDWFYGK is encoded by the coding sequence ATGGCGCTGATCGGGACGGCCGCCGCGCAGGCGCCGGCGCTGTTCGAGGATGTTCAGGCCGTCGCGCTGCCCAAGGGCACGTACGGATACCGCGGGATGCCGGGCACGTTGCTGGAACTGAAGGACGGCCGGATTCTGCTCGCCTATACGCGCATGCTGCCCGACGGCAATGCGGACGGCTCGGTGGCGGCGAAGTATTCTTCGGACCAGGGCAAAACCTGGGGCGAAGAATTCGTGCTGACGTCCGCGCCGAAACCGCAGGGTTCGGGGCGCTACTGCCACCCAAGCCTGTTGCGTCTGCAGAACGGCAATATCCTGCTGTCGTATATCTACGGGTCGCCCGCCCAGTTCCCGGCGTTGTTCGGACACAATTACTACAGGCTTTCGACCGACGAGGCGCAGACCTGGGGCGACCAACTTATCGTGACGCCGCATCCGGGCTACAACATCATCCACAACGACAAGTTCATCCAGCTTTCGACGGGGCGCATCCTCGCGCCGGTCGAATACGAAGTGAGTTTTACCAGCGGGGACCACGGCGGCTACGTGAGCTACACGGTCTATTCCGACGACGGCGGGTATAGCTGGTGGGAGAGCAAGAACATGGTAGACATGTTACCTGTCGAGGCGCAGGAGCCGCACGTCGTGGAGCTAAAGGACGGGCGTGTCCTGATGCTGATGCGCACGTACAGCGGCAGCGTGGCCCGGGCCTACTCGGACGACAAGGGCGAGACCTGGTCCCAAGGCGAGATGGTCCCCGAGCTTCCGCTTCCGCCCAACAGTTCGGCGCTGAATGTCAAGCGCATCCCATCGACGGGCGACCTGCTGCTCGTCCGTTCCAGCAGCGGGCCCAAAGAACCGCCGCACCGCCGCACGCCGTTCGTCTCGGTCATCTCGACGGACGACGGCGCGACATGGACCCACGAACGCGTAATCGCGGGCGACCCCGAGGACGACTACGGCTATCCCGGCCTTACGTTCGTGGGTGACATGGCGCTCGTCGTCTACCATCAGCGTGATGGCCTGCACGTGGCCCGAATCGGAGTGGACTGGTTCTACGGGAAGTGA